A DNA window from Gorilla gorilla gorilla isolate KB3781 chromosome 6, NHGRI_mGorGor1-v2.1_pri, whole genome shotgun sequence contains the following coding sequences:
- the GNA12 gene encoding guanine nucleotide-binding protein subunit alpha-12 isoform X2: MAPRAGLRAGPLLLRSHADWVCGGWEAALSAPPPFCTAWVERTGLVHFLQEGGHGACFPLALLHPGSVVSFQMIYPLIVLPLCASWHWGLIRKGIVLFWGESVKYFLDNLDRIGQLNYFPSKQDILLARKATKGIVEHDFVIKKIPFKMVDVGGQRSQRQKWFQCFDGITSILFMVSSSEYDQVLMEDRRTNRLVESMNIFETIVNNKLFFNVSIILFLNKMDLLVEKVKTVSIKKHFPDFRGDPHRLEDVQRYLVQCFDRKRRNRSKPLFHHFTTAIDTENVRFVFHAVKDTILQENLKDIMLQ, from the exons ATGGCTCCACGAGCAGGGCTCAGAGCTGGCCCTCTCCTGCTTCGGAGCCACGCTGACTGGGTGTGTGGCGGATGGGAGGCCGCCCTGAGTGCTCCTCCTCCCTTTTGTACAGCCTGGGTGGAAAGGACGGGCCTGGTGCACTTCCTGCAGGAGGGAGGACATGGGGCCTGCTTCCCTCTGGCGCTCCTCCACCCGGGCAGCGTGGTTTCTTTCCAAATGATTTATCCTCTCATCGTCCTGCCGCTCTGTGCTTCATGGCATTGGGGTCTTATCCGGAAGGGGATTGTCCTTTTTTGG GGGGAATCAGTGAAGTACTTCCTGGACAACTTGGACCGGATCGGCCAACTG AATTACTTTCCTAGTAAGCAAGATATCCTGCTGGCTAGGAAAGCCACCAAGGGAATTGTGGAGCATGACTTCGTTATTAAGAAGATCCCCTTTAAGATGGTGGATGTGGGCGGCCAGCGGTCCCAGCGCCAGAAGTGGTTCCAGTGCTTCGACGGGATCACGTCCATCCTGTTCATGGTCTCCTCCAGCGAGTACGACCAGGTCCTCATGGAGGACAGGCGCACCAACCGGCTGGTGGAGTCCATGAACATCTTCGAGACCATCGTCAACAACAAGCTCTTCTTCAACGTCTCCATCATTCTCTTCCTCAACAAGATGGACCTCCTGGTGGAGAAGGTGAAGACCGTGAGCATCAAGAAGCACTTCCCGGACTTCAGGGGCGACCCGCACAGGCTGGAGGACGTCCAGCGCTACCTGGTCCAGTGCTTCGACAGGAAGAGACGGAACCGCAGCAAGCCACTCTTCCACCACTTCACCACCGCCATCGACACCGAGAACGTCCGCTTCGTGTTCCATGCTGTGAAAGACACCATCCTGCAGGAGAACCTGAAGGACATCATGCTGCAGTGA